A part of Melittangium boletus DSM 14713 genomic DNA contains:
- a CDS encoding Na+/H+ antiporter subunit E — translation MRHAVTWLAWVLLLWGVWVLLNLSALSAAEWGVGGVCAGLAAGVATALHAQGLLRMRPRLGWLRFTGRLLRHTVLDTGTVLAEVVRRLAGRPSRAAFRTYSFPARGRDARSVARKVLATTALSLPPNAFVIDFDEEGDRVLVHELVARPRPDDHWRHLL, via the coding sequence ATGCGGCATGCGGTGACGTGGCTGGCCTGGGTGCTGCTTCTGTGGGGAGTGTGGGTGCTGCTCAATCTGTCCGCCCTGTCGGCGGCGGAGTGGGGCGTGGGCGGCGTGTGCGCGGGACTGGCGGCGGGAGTGGCCACGGCCCTGCATGCCCAGGGGTTGTTGCGCATGCGGCCCCGGCTCGGCTGGCTGCGCTTCACCGGCCGCCTGCTGCGGCACACGGTGCTGGACACGGGCACGGTGCTGGCCGAGGTGGTGCGGCGTCTGGCGGGAAGGCCCTCGCGCGCGGCGTTTCGCACCTATTCCTTTCCCGCGCGGGGGCGGGATGCGCGGAGCGTGGCGCGCAAGGTGCTGGCCACCACCGCCCTGTCGCTGCCGCCCAACGCCTTCGTCATCGACTTCGACGAGGAAGGGGATCGCGTGCTCGTGCACGAGCTGGTCGCCAGGCCGCGCCCGGATGATCACTGGAGGCACCTGCTGTGA
- a CDS encoding 4Fe-4S dicluster domain-containing protein — protein MGQKGFFTDTTLCIGCKACEVACKQWNQLPDDGFRLTGMSYDNTGHLGASTWRHVAFVERPVPMPGQTVGLLDFSWLMSSDVCKHCQRAGCLEACPTGAIIRTEFDTVYVQPDVCNGCGYCVAACPFGVIDRREDDGRAWKCTLCYDRLGEDMTPACAKACPTASIQFGDVDELRDRAQLRVKALHEKGWEAAYLYGADADNQPGTGGLNAFFLLVDKPEVYNLPPDPVVPTMKGRESWRMAGWGALGMAALALGAVLFGREGRA, from the coding sequence ATGGGACAGAAGGGCTTCTTCACGGACACCACGCTGTGCATCGGGTGCAAGGCCTGCGAGGTGGCATGCAAGCAATGGAACCAGTTGCCGGATGACGGCTTCCGGCTCACGGGCATGTCGTACGACAACACGGGGCACCTGGGCGCCTCGACCTGGCGGCACGTGGCCTTCGTGGAGCGGCCGGTGCCCATGCCGGGCCAGACGGTGGGGCTCCTCGACTTCTCGTGGTTGATGAGCTCGGACGTGTGCAAGCACTGCCAGCGGGCCGGGTGCCTGGAGGCGTGCCCCACGGGCGCCATCATCCGCACCGAGTTCGACACCGTGTACGTGCAGCCGGACGTGTGCAACGGCTGCGGCTACTGCGTGGCGGCGTGTCCCTTCGGCGTCATCGACCGGCGCGAGGACGACGGCCGCGCGTGGAAGTGCACGCTCTGCTACGACCGGCTGGGCGAGGACATGACGCCCGCGTGCGCCAAGGCGTGCCCCACGGCGTCCATCCAGTTCGGCGACGTGGACGAGCTGCGCGACAGGGCCCAGCTGCGGGTGAAGGCCCTGCACGAGAAGGGGTGGGAAGCGGCGTACCTGTACGGCGCGGACGCGGACAACCAGCCGGGCACGGGCGGGCTCAATGCCTTCTTCCTGCTCGTGGACAAGCCCGAGGTCTACAACCTGCCGCCCGACCCGGTGGTGCCGACGATGAAGGGCCGGGAGTCCTGGAGGATGGCGGGCTGGGGCGCGCTGGGCATGGCGGCGCTGGCGCTCGGGGCGGTGCTGTTCGGACGGGAGGGACGCGCATGA
- a CDS encoding monovalent cation/H+ antiporter complex subunit F: protein MTAWEWAASGLLVALMPCGVLCVRARTMDRLVGLQLATTLTTLLLLVLARVYQRAIYFDIALVLAVLSFPGGLLFVRLLERRS from the coding sequence GTGACGGCCTGGGAATGGGCGGCGTCCGGGCTGCTCGTGGCGCTCATGCCCTGTGGCGTGCTGTGCGTGCGCGCGAGGACGATGGACCGGCTGGTGGGACTGCAACTGGCCACCACGCTCACCACGCTCCTGCTGTTGGTGCTCGCGCGGGTGTACCAGCGCGCCATCTACTTCGACATCGCCCTGGTGCTGGCGGTGCTGTCCTTTCCCGGCGGACTCCTCTTCGTGAGGCTCCTGGAGCGGCGCTCATGA
- a CDS encoding cation:proton antiporter — protein sequence MKAWGVVALLVLGVGVQWLCAWGLLVLRGPFERLHLLGPANGLGALAIVVAVALDTPAKEGGVKALLVGGVLVLLSPVLTHAVGRAAVLHERSSRSSPDDPGVEP from the coding sequence ATGAAGGCGTGGGGGGTGGTCGCGCTGCTGGTGCTCGGTGTGGGGGTGCAGTGGCTGTGCGCGTGGGGGCTGCTCGTGTTGCGCGGCCCCTTCGAGCGGCTGCACCTGCTGGGCCCCGCCAATGGCCTCGGGGCGCTGGCGATCGTGGTGGCGGTGGCGCTGGACACGCCCGCGAAGGAGGGCGGGGTGAAGGCCCTGCTGGTGGGCGGCGTGTTGGTGCTGTTGAGCCCGGTGCTCACCCACGCGGTGGGCCGGGCGGCGGTGCTGCACGAGCGCTCGTCCCGCTCTTCGCCAGACGACCCCGGGGTGGAGCCATGA
- the fdh gene encoding formate dehydrogenase — MGILKRLSRWPLLRQLRQKDALGLGRTAMTERSEALEPRTARADKVVQSICPYCAVGCGQRVYVKDGKILDIEGDEDSPISRGRLCPKGSATFQLVTGTHRVHTVLYRRPGAAQWERIPLHKAMDMVAERVKKTRDATWQEKTDKGEVVNRTLGIAHLGGATLDNEENYLLKKLFTAGLGIVQVENQARIUHSSTIPGLGISFGRGGATNFQQDLVNSDCILIQGSNMAECHPVGFQWVMEARERGAKVIHVDPRYSRTSAVADLHVPIRVGTDIAFLGGLVHYILENERYFHDYVVHYTNAPAILREEFQDTEELDGLFSGYDPETGKYQPHSWQYEGLDGVVPAAGHKEIFAEPGAGGHGRVRGKHITEVHNDKTLQHPRCVFQVLKRHFARYTPAVVSRICGVPEELFLQVAKALCDNSGRERTSAFCYAVGWTQHSVGVQYIRTAAIIQLLLGNMGRPGGGIMALRGHATIQGSSDIPTLYNLLPGYIPMPHAPDAQRFDQYVHNNESASAWWSNFPKYITSLLKAYYGDAATKHNDYGFQWLPKLTGDHSHMTTVADMADGKVKGYFVLGENPAVGSMNGALQRKALHKLDWLVVGDLTLTETAEFWRTAPEVVRGDVRPEDIQTEVFFFPCAAHTEKEGSYTNTQRLVQWRHKAVEPIGEARSDLHFVHDLGVRLKKLYSDSTEEKDRPIQALTWDYPTKGEKQEPDAEAVLREISGYRVADGAPVKGFKELADDGGTACGCWIYSGVYADGVNQAARRKPGREQTWVAPEWGWAWPANRRLLYNRASADPEGRPWSERKKYVWWDEGLGRWTGEDVPDFIEDRPPSYCPSKDTRGVDTLAGTDPFIMQADGKGWLFAPSGMMDGPLPTHYEPLESPVPNFLYGQQCNPARSEYRRRDNPAHRAWGDPRYPHVLTTYRLTEHHTAGGMSRWLSWLSELQPEMFVEVSPELAEEVELENGGWCTVTSARGELECRVLVTERFRPLRIGDRRVHQIGMPYHWSYAGRVTGESANELTPFSADPNVSIQESKVLTCAILPGRRSLGRRAAMGWTPPPLPPGVVELPRDQEDVGPPEDQPAQEE; from the coding sequence TTGGGAATCCTCAAGCGCCTGTCTCGCTGGCCCCTCCTGCGGCAGCTGCGTCAGAAGGACGCACTCGGATTGGGCCGCACGGCGATGACCGAGCGCAGCGAGGCGCTCGAGCCACGCACCGCCCGGGCGGACAAGGTCGTCCAGTCCATCTGCCCCTACTGCGCCGTGGGCTGTGGCCAGCGCGTCTATGTGAAGGACGGGAAGATCCTCGACATCGAGGGCGATGAGGACTCGCCCATCTCGCGCGGCCGGCTGTGCCCCAAGGGCAGCGCCACCTTCCAGCTCGTCACCGGCACGCACCGCGTGCACACCGTGCTCTACCGGCGCCCGGGCGCCGCGCAGTGGGAGCGCATTCCGCTGCACAAGGCCATGGACATGGTCGCCGAGCGCGTGAAGAAGACGCGCGACGCCACGTGGCAGGAGAAGACGGACAAGGGGGAAGTGGTCAACCGCACCCTGGGCATCGCGCACCTGGGCGGGGCCACCCTGGACAACGAGGAGAACTACCTCCTCAAGAAGCTCTTCACGGCGGGCCTCGGCATCGTCCAGGTCGAGAACCAGGCTCGAATATGACACTCCTCCACGATCCCCGGTCTGGGGATCTCGTTCGGCCGAGGCGGTGCCACCAACTTCCAGCAGGACCTGGTGAACTCCGATTGCATCCTCATCCAGGGCAGCAACATGGCGGAGTGTCACCCGGTGGGTTTCCAGTGGGTGATGGAGGCGCGTGAGCGCGGCGCCAAGGTCATCCACGTGGACCCGCGCTACAGCCGCACGAGCGCGGTGGCGGACCTGCACGTGCCCATCCGCGTGGGCACGGACATCGCGTTCCTCGGAGGACTGGTCCACTACATCCTGGAGAACGAGCGCTATTTCCACGACTACGTGGTGCACTACACCAACGCGCCCGCCATCCTGCGCGAGGAGTTCCAGGACACCGAGGAGTTGGACGGGCTCTTCAGCGGCTATGACCCCGAGACGGGCAAGTACCAGCCGCACTCCTGGCAGTACGAGGGCCTGGACGGCGTGGTACCCGCGGCGGGCCACAAGGAGATCTTCGCCGAGCCCGGCGCGGGAGGCCACGGCCGGGTGCGGGGCAAGCACATCACCGAGGTCCACAACGACAAGACGCTCCAGCACCCGCGCTGCGTCTTCCAGGTGCTCAAGCGGCACTTCGCGCGCTACACGCCCGCGGTCGTCTCACGCATCTGCGGCGTGCCCGAGGAGCTGTTCCTCCAGGTGGCCAAGGCTTTGTGTGACAACTCGGGCCGCGAGCGCACGAGCGCCTTCTGCTACGCGGTGGGCTGGACGCAGCACTCGGTGGGGGTGCAGTACATCCGCACGGCGGCCATCATCCAGCTCTTGCTCGGCAACATGGGCCGGCCCGGCGGCGGCATCATGGCCTTGCGCGGCCACGCCACCATCCAGGGCTCGAGCGACATCCCCACGCTCTACAACCTGCTGCCCGGCTACATCCCCATGCCGCACGCGCCGGACGCCCAGCGCTTCGACCAGTACGTGCACAACAACGAGTCGGCCAGCGCCTGGTGGAGCAACTTCCCCAAGTACATCACCTCGCTGCTCAAGGCGTACTACGGCGACGCCGCCACGAAGCACAACGACTACGGCTTCCAGTGGCTGCCCAAGCTCACGGGAGACCACTCGCACATGACGACCGTGGCCGACATGGCCGACGGCAAGGTGAAGGGCTACTTCGTGCTGGGGGAGAACCCCGCCGTGGGCTCCATGAATGGCGCCCTGCAACGCAAGGCACTGCACAAGCTCGACTGGCTCGTGGTGGGAGATCTCACCCTCACGGAGACGGCCGAGTTCTGGCGCACCGCCCCGGAGGTGGTGCGCGGCGACGTGCGGCCCGAGGACATCCAGACGGAGGTGTTCTTCTTCCCCTGCGCGGCGCACACGGAGAAGGAGGGCTCGTACACCAACACCCAGCGCCTGGTGCAATGGCGCCACAAGGCCGTGGAGCCCATCGGCGAGGCCCGGAGCGATCTGCACTTCGTCCACGACCTGGGCGTGCGGCTCAAGAAGCTGTACTCGGACTCGACCGAGGAGAAGGACCGGCCCATTCAGGCGCTCACCTGGGACTACCCCACGAAGGGCGAGAAGCAGGAGCCCGACGCCGAGGCGGTGCTCCGGGAGATCAGCGGGTACCGGGTGGCGGACGGCGCGCCGGTGAAGGGCTTCAAGGAGCTCGCGGACGATGGCGGCACGGCGTGCGGCTGTTGGATCTACTCGGGGGTGTACGCGGACGGGGTGAACCAGGCCGCGCGCCGCAAGCCGGGCAGGGAGCAGACGTGGGTGGCGCCCGAGTGGGGCTGGGCATGGCCCGCCAACCGGCGGCTGCTCTACAACCGCGCGTCGGCGGACCCCGAGGGCCGGCCCTGGAGCGAGCGCAAGAAGTACGTCTGGTGGGACGAGGGCCTGGGGCGCTGGACGGGCGAGGACGTGCCCGACTTCATCGAGGATCGGCCGCCCTCGTACTGCCCCTCGAAGGACACGCGGGGGGTGGACACGCTGGCGGGGACGGATCCCTTCATCATGCAGGCGGACGGAAAGGGCTGGCTCTTCGCGCCGAGCGGCATGATGGATGGGCCCCTGCCCACGCACTACGAGCCGCTGGAGTCGCCCGTGCCGAACTTCCTCTACGGGCAGCAGTGCAACCCGGCGCGCTCCGAGTACCGGCGCCGCGACAACCCCGCGCACCGGGCCTGGGGGGATCCGCGCTATCCGCACGTGCTCACCACCTACCGGCTCACCGAGCACCACACGGCGGGCGGCATGTCCCGGTGGCTGTCCTGGCTGAGCGAGCTGCAGCCGGAGATGTTCGTGGAGGTGTCTCCGGAGCTGGCGGAGGAGGTGGAGCTGGAGAACGGGGGCTGGTGCACGGTGACGAGCGCGCGCGGCGAGCTGGAGTGCCGGGTGCTGGTGACGGAGCGCTTCCGGCCGCTGCGCATCGGCGATCGACGCGTGCACCAGATTGGCATGCCCTACCACTGGAGCTACGCGGGACGGGTGACGGGCGAGAGCGCGAACGAGCTCACGCCCTTCTCGGCGGATCCAAACGTGTCCATCCAGGAGTCCAAGGTGCTCACGTGCGCCATCCTCCCGGGACGCCGGAGCCTGGGGCGGCGCGCGGCCATGGGCTGGACGCCGCCGCCGCTGCCGCCGGGCGTGGTGGAGCTGCCCAGGGATCAGGAAGACGTGGGGCCGCCCGAGGATCAACCCGCGCAGGAGGAGTGA